A stretch of the Massilia varians genome encodes the following:
- a CDS encoding TonB-dependent receptor plug domain-containing protein encodes MLTLKRLPQSVLRALYGGAAFASMIPAAFAQSTAQAPSTTPVAAGTPAAAATGQNDGIQSVNIVGSRRVGNVSDLDTPVPVDFIPMAKATEQGGQFDLAQVLNNVSPSFNSTRQTGADGADLVDSAALRGLGSDQTLVLVNGKRRHTTALVNLFGARNRGNTGTDMNAIPLMAIRNVQVLRDGAAAQYGSDAIAGVLNIELKKNLGCEMVAGFGQYTEGDGDNYLASAYCGVAVGGGVLGITGEYYDRGRSNRAEEGNPRIIGDTKSQNSTVYLNGEFPLSDGKLYLTAGAQNRDASSAAWAREGLGSEDIPSRNAAAMYPNGFVPFINGDINDHYGTVGYRFRLGEWNTDLSQTFGQNRMRYTIANTLNASIANLDLLRGGPGRSASMFDAGGFSFRQATTNLDFSRFFEGIGQGMNVAFGFEHRRENYQIKAGEPGSYVDADGVGVGGNAGSQGFPGFQPGDQTDSDRHSNAAYLDLETDLADGVKLQAALRHERYSDFGATTTGKLAAAYRINPALLLRGSASTGFRAPSLQQVYFSSTFTDFVNGQPLDVVLAPNGGRVANAAGIPRLKEEESKSYTLGLTWSPGQATSLTADLYRISIDDRIVLSGRFDADNYPALGATLQQLGVGQAQFFVNSVDTRTQGLDLTLSHRRDLGAGKLNTFLALNFSKTEVTGVHAPSALVGFEDVLLSERERLFIEQGAPRRKATLGFDHAVGKLETALRIVHFGPQTLGTFSGPPVPNQYYKPKTSADLSFTWAFTDKTKFTVGGTNIFDVKPSVQDPNETDNGFKYESVQFGLNGAAWFARLSHRF; translated from the coding sequence GTGCTCACACTCAAACGCCTCCCCCAGTCGGTCCTGCGCGCCCTGTACGGCGGCGCCGCGTTCGCCAGCATGATCCCAGCCGCGTTCGCCCAGAGCACTGCGCAAGCGCCCTCCACCACCCCGGTCGCGGCCGGCACGCCGGCGGCGGCGGCAACAGGCCAGAATGACGGCATCCAGAGCGTCAACATCGTCGGCTCGCGCCGGGTCGGCAACGTCTCCGATCTCGACACCCCGGTGCCGGTGGACTTCATCCCGATGGCCAAGGCGACCGAACAGGGCGGCCAGTTCGACCTGGCGCAGGTCCTGAACAACGTCTCGCCCTCGTTCAACTCGACGCGCCAGACCGGCGCCGACGGCGCCGACCTGGTCGACTCCGCCGCCCTGCGCGGCCTCGGTTCGGACCAGACCCTGGTGCTGGTCAACGGCAAGCGCCGCCACACCACCGCGCTGGTCAACCTGTTCGGCGCGCGCAACCGCGGCAACACCGGCACCGACATGAACGCGATTCCGCTGATGGCCATCCGCAACGTGCAGGTGCTGCGCGACGGCGCCGCGGCGCAGTACGGCTCGGATGCGATCGCCGGCGTGCTCAACATCGAACTGAAGAAGAACCTCGGCTGCGAGATGGTGGCCGGCTTCGGCCAGTACACCGAGGGCGACGGCGACAACTACCTGGCCTCGGCCTACTGCGGCGTGGCCGTGGGCGGCGGGGTGCTGGGCATCACCGGCGAGTACTACGACCGCGGCCGCTCCAACCGCGCCGAGGAAGGCAACCCGCGCATCATCGGCGACACCAAGTCGCAGAACAGCACCGTCTACCTGAACGGCGAATTCCCGCTCAGTGACGGCAAGCTGTACCTCACCGCCGGCGCCCAGAACCGCGACGCCTCGTCGGCCGCCTGGGCGCGCGAAGGCTTGGGTTCCGAGGACATCCCCTCGCGCAACGCGGCCGCCATGTACCCGAACGGCTTCGTCCCCTTCATCAACGGCGACATCAACGATCACTACGGCACCGTCGGCTACCGTTTCCGCCTGGGCGAATGGAATACCGACCTGTCGCAGACCTTCGGCCAGAACCGCATGCGCTACACCATCGCGAACACGCTCAACGCCTCGATCGCCAATCTCGACCTGCTGCGCGGCGGGCCGGGCAGGAGCGCCAGCATGTTCGACGCCGGCGGCTTCTCGTTCCGCCAGGCCACCACCAACCTGGACTTCTCGCGCTTTTTCGAGGGCATCGGCCAAGGCATGAACGTGGCCTTCGGCTTCGAGCACCGGCGCGAGAACTACCAGATCAAGGCGGGCGAGCCGGGCTCGTATGTCGACGCCGACGGCGTGGGCGTGGGCGGCAATGCCGGCAGCCAGGGATTCCCCGGCTTCCAGCCAGGCGACCAGACCGACAGCGACCGCCACTCGAACGCCGCCTACCTCGACCTCGAGACCGACCTCGCCGACGGCGTCAAGCTGCAGGCGGCGCTGCGCCACGAACGCTATTCCGACTTCGGCGCCACCACCACCGGCAAGCTGGCGGCGGCGTACCGGATCAACCCGGCCCTGCTGCTGCGCGGCTCGGCCAGCACGGGCTTCCGTGCGCCCTCGCTGCAGCAGGTTTACTTCTCGTCGACCTTCACCGACTTCGTCAACGGTCAGCCGCTCGACGTGGTGCTGGCGCCGAACGGCGGTCGCGTGGCGAATGCCGCCGGCATTCCGCGGCTCAAGGAAGAGGAATCGAAGAGCTATACCCTCGGCCTGACCTGGTCGCCCGGCCAGGCCACCTCGCTGACGGCCGACCTGTACCGCATCAGCATCGACGACCGCATCGTGCTGTCGGGGCGCTTCGACGCCGACAACTACCCTGCGCTGGGCGCGACCCTGCAGCAGCTGGGCGTGGGCCAGGCCCAGTTCTTCGTCAACTCGGTGGACACCAGGACCCAGGGCCTGGACCTGACCCTGTCGCACCGCCGTGATCTGGGCGCCGGCAAGCTCAACACCTTCCTGGCCCTGAACTTCAGCAAGACCGAAGTGACCGGCGTCCATGCGCCGAGCGCCCTGGTGGGTTTCGAGGACGTGCTGCTGTCCGAGCGCGAGCGCCTGTTCATCGAGCAGGGCGCGCCGCGCCGCAAGGCCACGCTGGGCTTCGACCACGCCGTGGGCAAGCTGGAAACCGCGCTGCGCATCGTGCACTTCGGTCCCCAGACCCTGGGCACCTTCTCGGGCCCGCCGGTGCCGAACCAGTACTACAAGCCGAAAACCTCCGCCGACCTGTCCTTCACCTGGGCCTTCACCGACAAGACCAAATTCACGGTCGGCGGCACCAATATCTTCGACGTCAAGCCGAGCGTGCAGGATCCGAACGAGACCGACAACGGCTTCAAGTACGAGAGCGTGCAGTTCGGCCTGAACGGCGCGGCCTGGTTCGCGCGGCTGTCGCACCGTTTCTGA
- a CDS encoding ATPase domain-containing protein, with protein sequence MHVMTSAADTRISTGIAGLDDILGGGLTPQRIYLVEGSPGAGKTTLGLQFLLDGAAMNERGMYITLSETADELAAVAASHGWDIGALSVYELAGDTDLDPNAQQSVFHPSEIELGETTRNVMDRVDALRPVRVVFDSLSEMRLLAQNPLRYRRQILALKQFFAARACTVLLLDDKTSQSDQHLHSIAHGVISLEQIAKEFGKERRRVNVIKMRGIRFRGGYHDYTLDTGGITMFPRLVAAEHLRDFVPAVRSTGSSGIDALLGGGLVRGTNTLIVGPSGIGKTTLSTRCLLTALERGEQAAFYLFDEGLGTFFARSRALGMELLPFVDSGQLRIHHIDPAELSPGEFAQMLRDAVELSKVGFIVIDSLNAYLQAMPGEQYLILQMHELLSYLNQQGVTTVLVLGQHGMIGEVKSDVDLSYLSDSTVLMRFFESNGRLRRAVTVIKSRAAEHALTIHELQLGADGIRVGEALEGFDGVLTGLPSYRGLTPMMSDIPPDADF encoded by the coding sequence ATGCACGTCATGACCAGCGCCGCCGATACCCGTATTTCCACCGGCATCGCCGGCCTCGACGACATCCTGGGCGGCGGTCTCACGCCGCAGCGCATCTACCTGGTCGAGGGCTCGCCCGGCGCCGGCAAGACCACGCTCGGCCTGCAGTTCCTGCTCGACGGCGCGGCCATGAACGAGCGCGGCATGTATATTACCCTGTCCGAGACCGCCGACGAGCTGGCGGCGGTGGCGGCCAGCCATGGCTGGGACATCGGCGCGCTGTCGGTGTACGAGCTGGCGGGCGACACCGACCTCGATCCGAACGCGCAGCAGTCGGTGTTCCATCCGTCCGAAATCGAGCTGGGCGAGACCACCCGCAACGTGATGGACCGCGTCGACGCGCTGCGCCCGGTGCGGGTGGTGTTCGACAGCCTGTCCGAGATGCGCCTGCTGGCGCAGAACCCGCTGCGCTACCGGCGTCAGATCCTGGCCCTGAAGCAGTTCTTCGCGGCGCGCGCCTGCACCGTCCTGCTGCTGGACGACAAGACCAGCCAGTCCGACCAGCACCTGCACAGCATCGCGCACGGCGTCATCAGCCTGGAACAGATCGCCAAGGAATTCGGCAAGGAGCGCCGGCGCGTGAACGTCATCAAGATGCGCGGCATCCGTTTCCGTGGCGGCTATCACGACTACACGCTCGACACCGGCGGCATCACGATGTTCCCGCGCCTGGTGGCGGCCGAGCACCTCCGCGACTTCGTGCCGGCGGTGCGTTCCACCGGGTCGAGCGGTATCGACGCCCTGCTGGGCGGCGGCCTGGTACGTGGCACCAATACCCTGATCGTCGGTCCTTCCGGCATCGGCAAGACCACGCTGTCGACCCGGTGCCTGTTGACGGCCCTGGAGCGCGGCGAGCAGGCCGCGTTCTACCTGTTCGACGAGGGGCTCGGCACCTTCTTCGCGCGCAGCCGCGCGCTGGGCATGGAACTGCTGCCCTTCGTGGACAGCGGCCAGCTGCGCATCCACCACATCGACCCGGCCGAACTGTCGCCGGGCGAATTCGCCCAGATGCTGCGCGACGCGGTCGAGCTCTCCAAGGTCGGCTTCATCGTCATCGACAGCCTGAACGCCTACCTGCAGGCCATGCCGGGCGAGCAGTACCTGATCCTGCAGATGCACGAACTGCTGTCCTACCTGAACCAGCAGGGCGTCACCACCGTGCTGGTGCTGGGCCAGCACGGCATGATCGGCGAAGTGAAATCCGACGTCGACCTGAGCTACCTGAGCGACAGCACGGTCCTGATGCGCTTCTTCGAATCGAACGGCCGCCTGCGGCGCGCGGTCACGGTCATCAAGAGCCGCGCCGCCGAGCATGCGCTGACCATCCACGAGCTGCAGCTGGGCGCCGACGGCATCCGCGTCGGCGAGGCGCTGGAAGGCTTCGACGGCGTCCTCACCGGCTTGCCCAGCTACCGCGGCCTGACGCCCATGATGTCGGACATTCCCCCCGATGCCGACTTCTGA
- a CDS encoding TonB-dependent receptor plug domain-containing protein, translating to MAATVKRKRNPIAVLNTEAGSDPALLRRTAWTDHQVEDILELAPRLSWQPGAADSISAQGYLRKRHIDNVKREQEATDIGLRTAFPHAYQHVETRPLHAYADLAWTRRLEGGARVNAKLSGLRMKREAGFVYWGMDAQDRLIESHLVASGPVEREWTFSGSWRRPLWGSHSLAAGWEFGRKGRSEYRRERHVDPRGTLLFPSDEDYRASVVRSAFFIQDEWDIGPGWSAYAGLRREDLRTTGEGNAAAPVDVGAGAWSPVFQTLFKPQRAEGDTGARDGLRFAVSRTYKAPEIVQLLPRRYTVDNNSATNPDQQGNPGLRPELALAVDLAWERYFGAADMVSVSLFHKRIRDITLVRIAENRGVWTAMPENAGGALVRGIEFEGKLTRGALSARLNLARNWSRLDSVPGPDNRIEGQPAYSGNLGLDYALAAARFDLGGTYSYRGRVASRLSALMFSDDGSRRQLDLYAVWKRDARSRLRLSVASLAQRDYLERLAYEGHRPLERATVYQLRPTWRLVWEQSL from the coding sequence GTGGCCGCGACCGTCAAGCGCAAGCGCAATCCAATTGCGGTCCTCAACACCGAGGCAGGATCGGATCCTGCCTTGCTGCGCCGCACCGCCTGGACCGACCATCAGGTCGAGGACATCCTGGAACTGGCCCCGCGCCTGAGCTGGCAGCCCGGCGCGGCCGACAGCATCAGCGCGCAGGGCTACCTGCGCAAGCGCCACATCGACAACGTCAAGCGCGAACAGGAGGCCACCGACATCGGCCTGCGAACGGCTTTCCCGCACGCGTACCAACACGTCGAAACCCGTCCCCTGCATGCCTACGCCGACCTGGCCTGGACCCGCCGGCTGGAGGGCGGCGCGCGTGTGAACGCCAAGCTGTCGGGCTTGCGGATGAAGCGCGAAGCCGGCTTCGTCTACTGGGGCATGGATGCGCAGGATCGCCTGATCGAGTCCCATCTGGTGGCCTCCGGCCCGGTCGAGCGCGAATGGACGTTCAGCGGCAGCTGGCGCCGCCCGCTGTGGGGCAGCCACTCCCTGGCGGCCGGATGGGAGTTCGGACGCAAGGGGCGCAGCGAATACCGGCGCGAACGGCATGTCGATCCCCGCGGCACGCTGCTGTTCCCCAGCGACGAGGATTACCGCGCCAGCGTGGTGCGCAGCGCCTTCTTCATCCAGGACGAGTGGGACATCGGCCCCGGCTGGTCCGCCTATGCCGGTCTGCGGCGCGAAGACTTGCGCACGACGGGCGAAGGCAATGCCGCTGCGCCGGTGGACGTCGGCGCGGGCGCCTGGAGTCCCGTGTTCCAGACCCTGTTCAAGCCGCAGCGGGCGGAAGGCGACACCGGAGCGCGCGACGGATTGCGCTTCGCGGTCAGCCGCACCTATAAGGCGCCGGAGATCGTCCAGCTGCTGCCGCGCCGCTACACGGTCGACAACAACAGCGCCACCAACCCGGACCAGCAAGGCAATCCCGGGCTGCGGCCCGAGCTCGCCCTGGCCGTCGACCTGGCCTGGGAGCGCTACTTCGGCGCGGCGGACATGGTGAGCGTGAGCCTGTTCCACAAGCGCATCCGCGACATCACGCTGGTGCGCATCGCGGAGAACCGGGGCGTGTGGACCGCCATGCCCGAGAACGCCGGCGGCGCATTGGTGCGCGGCATCGAGTTCGAGGGCAAGCTGACGCGCGGCGCGCTGTCGGCGCGCCTCAACCTGGCGCGCAACTGGTCGCGCCTGGACAGCGTGCCCGGGCCGGACAACCGCATCGAAGGCCAGCCGGCATACAGCGGCAACCTGGGGCTGGACTATGCGCTGGCTGCCGCCCGGTTCGACCTGGGCGGCACGTACAGCTACCGCGGGCGGGTCGCCAGCCGCCTGAGCGCGCTGATGTTCAGCGATGACGGCAGCCGGCGCCAGCTCGACCTGTATGCGGTATGGAAGCGCGATGCCCGCTCGAGACTGCGCCTGTCCGTGGCCAGCCTGGCGCAGCGCGACTACCTGGAACGCCTGGCGTACGAGGGGCACAGGCCGCTCGAACGCGCCACCGTCTACCAGCTGCGCCCGACCTGGCGCCTGGTGTGGGAACAGTCCCTTTAG
- a CDS encoding branched-chain amino acid ABC transporter substrate-binding protein: protein MKKQAVLFAGLAAAGLASAQEVVRIGHAAAVTGPVAYFGKDTENGARMAIEALNAKGVSIGGKKVRFELAAEDDAGEPKQATAVAQKLVDAKINGMVGHETSGTTIPASKIYHAAGILQISPSSTSPAYTRQGFNTTFRVVANDVQLGQALGRYATGSMKARRVAVVDDRTAYGQGLVTEFARSLQSHGGSVVAKEFTNDKATDFSAIITRIRATKPDLVFFGGMSATAGPMLRQMKQLGMNVRMMGGDGLCSDEIHKLSGGTMADGQVVCAEAGGVQGEARTAMDKFRADYKKRFGIDVQINAPYAYDAVMTMAEAMVKAGSSQPAKYLPVLSTIQHRGVTGPIAFDARGDIKDGTITLYSFKGGKRSLLTVTK from the coding sequence ATGAAGAAGCAAGCAGTCCTGTTCGCCGGCCTGGCGGCAGCCGGCCTGGCCTCGGCCCAGGAAGTCGTACGCATTGGCCATGCGGCCGCCGTGACCGGCCCGGTGGCCTACTTCGGCAAGGACACCGAGAACGGCGCACGCATGGCGATCGAGGCGCTCAACGCGAAGGGCGTCAGCATCGGCGGCAAGAAGGTCCGCTTCGAGCTGGCCGCCGAGGACGACGCCGGCGAGCCGAAACAGGCCACCGCGGTGGCGCAGAAGCTGGTGGACGCGAAGATCAACGGCATGGTCGGCCACGAGACCTCGGGCACGACCATCCCGGCCTCCAAGATCTACCATGCGGCCGGCATCCTGCAGATCTCGCCCTCGTCGACCTCGCCGGCGTACACCCGGCAGGGCTTCAACACCACCTTCCGGGTGGTGGCCAACGACGTGCAGCTGGGCCAGGCGCTGGGCCGCTACGCGACCGGCAGCATGAAAGCCAGGCGCGTTGCCGTGGTCGACGACCGCACCGCCTACGGCCAGGGACTGGTCACCGAATTCGCGCGCAGCCTGCAAAGCCACGGCGGCAGCGTGGTCGCCAAGGAATTCACGAACGACAAGGCGACCGATTTTTCCGCCATCATCACCCGCATCCGCGCCACCAAGCCGGACCTGGTCTTCTTCGGCGGCATGAGCGCGACCGCCGGCCCGATGCTGCGCCAGATGAAACAGCTCGGCATGAACGTGCGCATGATGGGCGGCGACGGCCTGTGTTCGGACGAGATCCACAAGCTCTCCGGCGGCACCATGGCGGACGGCCAGGTGGTGTGCGCGGAAGCTGGCGGCGTGCAGGGCGAAGCTAGAACCGCCATGGACAAGTTCCGCGCCGACTATAAAAAGCGCTTCGGCATCGACGTCCAGATCAACGCCCCGTATGCCTACGACGCCGTCATGACCATGGCCGAGGCGATGGTAAAGGCCGGCTCCAGCCAGCCGGCGAAATACCTGCCGGTTCTGTCGACGATCCAGCACCGGGGCGTGACCGGCCCGATCGCCTTCGACGCGCGCGGCGACATCAAGGACGGCACCATCACCCTGTATTCGTTCAAGGGCGGCAAGCGTTCGCTGCTCACCGTCACCAAATAA
- a CDS encoding response regulator: MPTSDRHDERILILAPRGRDAELMCSVLAQNGAACAVVPDFAALAGAIGKGAGMAIVAEEALHGADLAPLHAWLAAQEPWSDFPFVILLGKAVGPAAAAARSRLEELGNIILLERPLNAQTLRSAASSALRARRRQYQARDLLAERERDAASLQQSRQALLTLNETLESRIEERTRALAGANDRLMNEVIERERVQQAMVQFQKMEAVGRLTGGIAHDFNNLLNVVQGSMDLILLLSKDEVARQRAEIARRACQRGGKLTSQLLAFARNQNLDLRPAEVSDLFDGVRELVATSLGSRIHLRFEVEEGCARVFADANQMEMALLNLAINARDAMGDSGALAFHAGNARPPARLLPTGEYVRIAVTDNGPGMPPELVAKVFEPFFTTKAVGKGTGLGLSQVYGMAQQSGGAARILSQPGLGTTVEIWLRAWDGSELPAAAPLPHAAPSAGQGVHILVVEDDNFVRESMVQSLEAFGHAVTQAADGAAALRELGRGRPDLIITDYLMPGITGAELMRRAREVFPGIPMIIATGYADMHAIDQVLGDDILLRKPFQLAELALSVERALGRGGASAPPH; encoded by the coding sequence ATGCCGACTTCTGACCGGCACGACGAACGCATCCTGATTCTCGCGCCGCGCGGGCGCGACGCCGAACTCATGTGCTCGGTACTGGCGCAGAATGGCGCGGCCTGCGCCGTGGTCCCCGATTTCGCCGCGCTTGCCGGCGCCATCGGCAAAGGCGCCGGCATGGCCATCGTGGCCGAGGAAGCGCTGCACGGCGCCGACCTGGCTCCCCTGCACGCCTGGCTGGCGGCGCAGGAACCCTGGTCCGACTTCCCGTTCGTGATCCTGCTCGGCAAGGCGGTCGGGCCGGCGGCGGCCGCCGCCCGCTCCCGGCTGGAAGAACTGGGCAACATCATCCTGCTCGAGCGCCCGCTCAACGCCCAGACCCTGCGCAGCGCCGCCAGCTCGGCCCTGCGCGCACGGCGCCGCCAGTACCAGGCACGCGACCTGCTGGCCGAGCGCGAGCGCGACGCCGCCAGCCTGCAGCAGAGCCGGCAGGCCCTGCTCACCCTCAACGAGACGCTCGAATCGCGCATCGAGGAACGCACCCGCGCGCTGGCCGGGGCCAACGACCGCCTGATGAACGAAGTCATCGAACGCGAGCGGGTGCAGCAGGCGATGGTGCAGTTCCAGAAGATGGAAGCGGTCGGCCGCCTCACCGGCGGCATCGCCCACGACTTCAACAACCTGCTCAACGTGGTCCAGGGCAGCATGGACCTGATCCTGCTGCTGTCGAAGGACGAGGTGGCCAGGCAGCGCGCCGAAATCGCGCGCCGCGCCTGCCAGCGCGGCGGCAAGCTGACCAGCCAGCTGCTGGCCTTCGCCCGCAACCAGAACCTCGACCTGCGCCCCGCCGAAGTCAGCGACCTGTTCGATGGGGTACGCGAACTGGTGGCGACTTCGCTCGGTTCGCGCATCCATCTGCGCTTCGAGGTCGAGGAAGGCTGCGCGCGCGTGTTCGCCGACGCCAACCAGATGGAGATGGCGCTGCTGAACCTGGCCATCAATGCGCGCGACGCCATGGGCGACAGCGGCGCGCTGGCTTTCCATGCGGGCAATGCCCGGCCGCCGGCCAGACTGCTGCCGACCGGCGAGTACGTGCGCATCGCCGTCACCGACAACGGACCGGGCATGCCGCCGGAGCTGGTGGCCAAGGTCTTCGAGCCCTTCTTCACCACCAAGGCGGTCGGCAAGGGCACCGGCCTGGGCCTGAGCCAGGTGTACGGCATGGCGCAGCAGTCCGGGGGCGCGGCGCGCATCCTGAGCCAGCCGGGGCTTGGCACCACGGTCGAGATCTGGCTGCGCGCCTGGGACGGCAGCGAGCTCCCCGCTGCGGCGCCCCTGCCGCACGCTGCCCCGTCCGCCGGACAGGGGGTGCATATCCTGGTGGTCGAGGACGACAACTTCGTGCGCGAATCGATGGTGCAGTCGCTCGAAGCCTTCGGGCACGCCGTGACCCAGGCGGCGGACGGCGCGGCCGCCCTGCGCGAACTGGGACGCGGGCGGCCGGACCTGATCATCACCGATTACCTGATGCCGGGGATTACCGGGGCCGAACTGATGCGGCGCGCGCGCGAGGTGTTCCCCGGCATACCGATGATCATCGCCACCGGCTATGCGGACATGCATGCGATCGACCAGGTCCTGGGCGACGACATCCTGCTGCGCAAGCCCTTCCAGCTGGCCGAACTGGCGCTCAGCGTCGAGCGCGCGCTCGGGCGCGGCGGCGCATCCGCGCCGCCGCACTAG
- a CDS encoding LytTR family DNA-binding domain-containing protein: MLRQRQREAYGAALRGFVDTGGAQCLDTISVRSVGRIEQVKVGDILRIEAAGNYVELRLAGRTVLHRTTLGRLESLLDPGAFVRVHRGMIVRRSQIAGMETRGDGSYWLSLRNGEVVAVSERHAGALKSILGG, encoded by the coding sequence ATGCTGCGCCAGCGCCAGCGCGAGGCCTATGGCGCCGCCCTGCGCGGCTTTGTCGATACCGGTGGCGCGCAATGCCTCGACACGATCAGCGTGCGCTCGGTGGGCCGCATCGAACAGGTCAAGGTGGGCGACATCCTGCGCATCGAAGCGGCGGGCAATTATGTGGAGCTGCGCCTGGCGGGCCGCACGGTCCTGCACCGGACCACGCTCGGCCGCCTCGAAAGCCTGCTGGACCCGGGCGCATTCGTGCGCGTGCACCGGGGAATGATCGTGCGGCGCAGCCAGATCGCCGGCATGGAAACCCGCGGCGACGGCAGCTACTGGCTGAGCCTGCGCAACGGCGAGGTGGTGGCCGTCAGCGAACGCCATGCGGGAGCACTGAAATCCATCCTCGGCGGGTAA
- a CDS encoding MbcA/ParS/Xre antitoxin family protein: MAGSDSIQADAFAALQARFGQQSRKAQAYYTVMHEVRGIVGNDDAASAWMSEPQPALGGKTAAEAVGEGREEEVLAYVRSLKK, encoded by the coding sequence ATGGCAGGAAGCGACTCGATCCAAGCTGATGCCTTCGCGGCGCTGCAGGCCCGCTTTGGCCAGCAGTCGCGCAAGGCGCAGGCTTATTACACGGTCATGCACGAAGTGCGCGGCATCGTCGGCAACGATGATGCCGCCAGCGCGTGGATGAGCGAGCCGCAGCCCGCGCTCGGCGGCAAGACTGCCGCCGAGGCGGTGGGCGAGGGGCGCGAGGAAGAGGTGCTGGCCTACGTGCGCTCGCTGAAGAAGTAG